A segment of the Georgenia sp. M64 genome:
ATCGAGCCGGCGAAGAGCACGTCCCCGCACAGCCCCAGGAGGACCTCGGTCGGGCCGTCGGGGGCCAGGATGCCGCGGGGCAGGATGTCGGCCGGCCGCACGTCCCCGGGTTCCAGCGTGGCCCGCACGAGGAGGACGGCGCTGCCCTCGGTGTGCCCCGGCGCGGGGACGGCCCGGACGACGACGCCCGGGACGACCTCGTCGCCGCCCCCCTCGAGCCAGCCGGCCGGGAAGGGCCGGGTGGTCTCGGGCTCGCGCCACGCGGTGCCGGTGAGCCGGCGGAAGTACTCCCCCAGCTCGCCCAGCGCGCCCGCGGGGTCGCTCATCCGGTACAGGTCGGGGCCGGCCAGGTGGACCGGCGCCCCGCCCGCGACCTCGGCGGCGTCCCAGAGGTGGTCGGCGTGCCCGTGGGTCACGACGACGGCACCGACCGTGAGGCCGTGCGCGGCGAGCAGCGCTGGCAGCGCCTGACCCGCGCCCGCGCCCGGGTCGACCACCACGGCGGGGCCACCGGCACCCGCGGCGAGGACGTAGCAGTGGGTCTCCAGGGCGGTGCGGGAGGTTCGCAGCAGCAGCACCGCGCCAGGCTACCGGTGCGGGTGGGCGTGCCCGTGGGACGCCGGCCGCGCTCGTGCGGCAGGGCGGCCGGGACCGGGTGCGGCGTCGCGGCGGTCGGGACCGGGTGCCACGTCGGTCGCACGGTTCTCGGGCGCCGGCACGACGTCGGTGGCCGCCGCGGCCGGGGCGACGACGACGTGGCCCACACCCGGCAGCGCGGCCCGCAGCGCGGCGGTGGCCGAGCCCTGCAGGGTGAGGAACTCGGTCATGGTCACCCCGGGCGCCGGCTCGATCTCGGTACCGACGTCCAGCCGGTGACCCGCCCACCGCAGCCGCAGCCCGCGGACGGCGTGGACGCCGGGAAGGGCGAGCAGCGCTCGCTCGGCACGGTCGACGAGGTCCGGCTCGACGCCGTCGAGGAGCCGCCGGCCGACGTCGCGCACCGTCCCCCAGAGCAGGACGGCGATCATCGCGGAGATGAGCAGGCCCACGACCGGGTCGGCGGCCGGCACGCCCAGCCAGACGCCGACCACGCCGAGGACCACGGCGAGGGAGGTGAAGCCGTCGGTGCGGGCGTGGATGCCGTCGGCGACGAGGGCGGCCGAGCCGATCCGGCGCCCCGTACGGATGCGGTACCCCGCGACGAGCTCGTTCCCGGCGAAGCCGATGACACCCGCGGCGAGGACCCACTCGAGGTTCTGCAACGGCTGCGGCTCGAAGAACCGGTGGACCGACTCGTATGCCGCGACGACGGCGGAGAGGGCGATCATGACCACGACGAACAGGCCGGCGAGATCCTCGGCGCGGCCGTAGCCGTGGGTGAAGCGCCGGTCCGGGCGGCGCCGACCCAGGACGAAGGCGATCCACAGCGGGACCGAGGTGAGGGCGTCGGAGAAGTTGTGGATCGTGTCCGCCGCCAGGGCGACCGAGCCCGAGACGGCCACGACCACCAGCTGCAGCAGCGCCGTCGTCCCCAGGACGACCAGGCTGATCTTGACGGTCCTGATGCCCTGGCTCGAGGCCTCGAGGGCGTCGTCGATCGAGTCCGCGGCGTCGTGGCTGTGCGGGACGAAGAGGTGGTGGAGGAAGCCCCGGACACCTCCGTGGGGATGGGTGTGGGTGTCGTCGGAGTGGTCGTGGGCATGGCCGTGGTCATGGCCGTGGTCGTGACCGTGGTCATGGCCGTGGTCATGGTCGCGGTCGTGGTCGCGGTCGTGGGGGTGAACATGGCCGCCGTCTCCCCGGTGGGCGTGACCGTGCTCGTCCCCGCCCTGGTGGTGCCGGTCGGTCGAGCCCCACTCCGGCGATCGGCTCATCGCCGCACCTGCTGCGCCGAGCGGACGGCGCGCACCTGGTGGTGGCGCGGCGTGCCGCCGATGCTGTGCTCGGCCTGGTGCAGCGCGTCCGTGACCAGGCTGTGCGCGTGCTCGTCGAGGAGCCGGTACAGCACCCGGGTCCCCTCATGGCGTGCGGCGACGATCCGGGCGAGTCGAAGCTTCGCGAGATGCTGGGAGACGGCGGACGGTGCCTTCCCGACCGTCGCGGCCAGCTCTCCGACGGAGCGCTCGCCGTCGCCGAGGGCGAGGACGAGCCTGACCCGGGTCGGCTCGGCGAGCATCGCGAAGACCTCCGCCGCCACGTCAACCAGATCGTCGTCGACCGGGCCATCGGTATCTGCGTACATGTGCAGATAGTAGCGCGTTTGCCTCGCCGCCCCGACGTGCAGCGCTCGAAAACCGGTGTGTGCTCGCTTGCGCCTGTCCCTAGACTGATGGTCTCGCGCGCGCGGCGGCAGACTTTTGCGTGCAGGCGCGACGAGGCACCGGCGGAGACGTCGGGCCGAATGGCCGAGAACGGTGTGGCGCCCCCGCCAACCCCGTCATCCCGAAGGAGTGACCACAAAGTGACCGAGCAGCCGGGAACCAGCGAGAACGAGGACAGCGCATCGACCGCCCAGGACCAGGCTGCGACGGTAGAGCACCGCGGCGCAGCGGGCTTCCCTGCCGGCTCGGCCGAGAAGCCGCCGGTCGAGTCCGCGTCGATGCCGCCGGTCGTGGCGGCCGAGAAGCCGCCGGTCGTGTCGGCGGACAAGCCGCCGGTCGAGGCTGCGGCGACGCCGCCTGCCGGTCCGTCCACGTCCGTGTCGACCGACGACGCACTGGTCGAGGAGCCGGTTGCAGAGCCCGCTGCTGAGGTTGCGTCGACCACCGAGACTGAGGTTGCGGCGACCACCGAGCGCGCTCCCGAGACTGAGCAGGCTGCCGAGACTGCGGCTGAGGCCGAGCCGACCGCTGAGACTGAGCCGGTCGCCGAGG
Coding sequences within it:
- a CDS encoding MBL fold metallo-hydrolase, with translation MLLLRTSRTALETHCYVLAAGAGGPAVVVDPGAGAGQALPALLAAHGLTVGAVVVTHGHADHLWDAAEVAGGAPVHLAGPDLYRMSDPAGALGELGEYFRRLTGTAWREPETTRPFPAGWLEGGGDEVVPGVVVRAVPAPGHTEGSAVLLVRATLEPGDVRPADILPRGILAPDGPTEVLLGLCGDVLFAGSMGRTDLPGGDEREMLSTLRTLASALPPETVLLPGHGPSTTLSAELASNPYLRRATG
- a CDS encoding cation diffusion facilitator family transporter; protein product: MSRSPEWGSTDRHHQGGDEHGHAHRGDGGHVHPHDRDHDRDHDHGHDHGHDHGHDHGHAHDHSDDTHTHPHGGVRGFLHHLFVPHSHDAADSIDDALEASSQGIRTVKISLVVLGTTALLQLVVVAVSGSVALAADTIHNFSDALTSVPLWIAFVLGRRRPDRRFTHGYGRAEDLAGLFVVVMIALSAVVAAYESVHRFFEPQPLQNLEWVLAAGVIGFAGNELVAGYRIRTGRRIGSAALVADGIHARTDGFTSLAVVLGVVGVWLGVPAADPVVGLLISAMIAVLLWGTVRDVGRRLLDGVEPDLVDRAERALLALPGVHAVRGLRLRWAGHRLDVGTEIEPAPGVTMTEFLTLQGSATAALRAALPGVGHVVVAPAAAATDVVPAPENRATDVAPGPDRRDAAPGPGRPAARARPASHGHAHPHR
- a CDS encoding metalloregulator ArsR/SmtB family transcription factor, with product MYADTDGPVDDDLVDVAAEVFAMLAEPTRVRLVLALGDGERSVGELAATVGKAPSAVSQHLAKLRLARIVAARHEGTRVLYRLLDEHAHSLVTDALHQAEHSIGGTPRHHQVRAVRSAQQVRR